In Streptomyces longhuiensis, the following proteins share a genomic window:
- a CDS encoding AzlD domain-containing protein — protein MNIWIAVAVTAVGCYAVKLIGLLVPAGVLERPLVRRLAALLPVALLAALTAQQTFADGTTLVLDAKAAGLAAAAVALILRAPFLVVVAAAVVVTAGLRAVTG, from the coding sequence ATGAACATCTGGATCGCGGTCGCGGTGACCGCAGTCGGCTGCTACGCCGTCAAGCTCATCGGGCTCCTCGTGCCCGCCGGTGTCCTGGAACGGCCGCTGGTCCGACGACTGGCGGCATTGCTCCCCGTGGCCCTGCTGGCCGCGCTCACGGCCCAGCAGACCTTCGCCGACGGCACCACGCTCGTTCTCGACGCGAAGGCGGCCGGGCTGGCCGCGGCGGCGGTCGCGCTGATCCTTCGCGCGCCGTTCCTGGTCGTCGTCGCGGCGGCCGTCGTGGTCACGGCCGGGCTGCGCGCCGTCACGGGATGA